In Pleurocapsa sp. PCC 7319, the following are encoded in one genomic region:
- a CDS encoding isochorismate synthase MenF: MSFATQSSNLVLDNNTELDSFWHNNQFDFTVTKDTKIISFACQIPTVDPLACLQQFGHTNTLYFYWENRSKQESVTAWGVTRSNYTKSNSRFSLAQDFVKNCFQQTIREGDDTLAIGKPGVFCSFTFFADPQKTEPFKSGTLFLPRFQIVKKNKNCCLIVNFPLKKEQEKEVIVKQIKQKVNNINWSALGSLNTNEEDSLLPIDRAQSQDTKYFRSVVTSALDAIAIDEMSKIVIAHTTDIQSAASFKVIKSLNNLRELHPDCYIFATSNGEGQHFIGASPERLISVQNQQLVTDALAGSAPRGTNNNEDLHLANMLLKNRKEKREHKAVSDFIMQRLRSVGLKPHQLPLQLLKLSNIQHLWTPIYAHLPADIEPLEIVALLHPTPAVAGVSTEIACEKIRHYEKFDRSLYAAPLGWVDYEGNCEFIVGIRSALIDGDHARLYAGAGIVSGSNPTKEFAEVQLKLQSLLKALV, translated from the coding sequence ATGTCCTTTGCAACTCAATCTAGTAATTTAGTTTTAGATAATAATACAGAATTAGATAGTTTTTGGCACAATAATCAGTTTGATTTTACCGTAACAAAAGATACAAAAATTATTAGTTTTGCTTGTCAAATTCCGACTGTAGATCCCCTGGCTTGTTTACAACAATTCGGCCATACTAATACACTTTATTTTTATTGGGAAAATCGTAGTAAGCAAGAATCTGTTACGGCTTGGGGAGTTACTAGAAGTAATTATACTAAATCTAACTCCAGGTTTAGTCTGGCTCAAGATTTTGTAAAAAATTGTTTTCAACAAACTATTAGAGAAGGAGATGATACTCTAGCAATTGGTAAACCAGGGGTATTTTGTAGCTTTACTTTTTTTGCTGATCCTCAAAAAACTGAACCCTTTAAGTCGGGAACTTTATTTTTACCACGTTTTCAAATAGTAAAAAAGAATAAAAACTGCTGTTTAATTGTCAACTTTCCCTTGAAAAAAGAACAAGAAAAGGAAGTAATTGTCAAGCAAATTAAACAAAAAGTAAATAACATTAACTGGTCAGCTTTAGGAAGTCTAAATACTAATGAAGAAGATAGCTTATTACCTATAGATAGGGCTCAATCCCAAGACACAAAGTATTTTAGATCCGTTGTCACATCTGCTCTTGATGCTATTGCCATTGACGAGATGAGCAAAATTGTCATTGCCCACACTACCGACATTCAGTCTGCTGCTTCATTTAAAGTTATCAAATCCCTCAACAATTTGCGTGAGCTTCATCCAGACTGTTATATTTTTGCTACTAGTAATGGTGAGGGACAACACTTCATTGGGGCAAGTCCTGAACGTTTAATCAGTGTACAAAATCAGCAGCTAGTGACCGATGCTTTAGCTGGCTCGGCACCCCGAGGGACAAATAATAATGAAGATTTGCACCTAGCTAATATGCTGCTCAAGAATAGAAAAGAGAAGCGAGAACATAAAGCTGTTAGCGATTTTATCATGCAGCGTCTGCGGAGTGTTGGTTTAAAACCTCATCAGCTTCCCCTGCAACTACTAAAGCTGTCTAATATTCAACATTTATGGACACCGATTTATGCACATTTACCAGCAGACATAGAACCATTAGAAATTGTCGCTCTATTACATCCAACTCCTGCGGTAGCTGGTGTGTCCACCGAAATTGCTTGTGAAAAAATTCGTCATTATGAAAAATTTGATCGCTCTTTATATGCTGCGCCCTTAGGTTGGGTAGATTATGAAGGGAATTGTGAATTTATCGTTGGCATTCGATCCGCATTGATTGATGGCGATCACGCTAGGCTATATGCTGGAGCAGGAATAGTTTCTGGTTCTAACCCCACTAAGGAATTTGCTGAGGTGCAATTAAAATTACAGTCTCTCTTGAAGGCTCTGGTTTAA
- the menA gene encoding 2-carboxy-1,4-naphthoquinone phytyltransferase, which produces MTTKQISRINPQLWLAAIKPPIYSVAVIPIAVGTAIAFAQTGLFDSQIFFTFLGSAILIIAWLNLSNDVFDSETGIDIHKDHSVVNLTGNKFLVFWIANCCLGLGLAGIFALCWWQKDWTVLGLVLLCCLLGYTYQGPPFRLGYLGLGEIICFVTFGPGAVSAAYYSQTQSFSGASLAISSIIGISTSIILFCSHFHQVEDDLAAGKRSPIVRLGTSKGAQILTWLTASIYFLAVILVVLSVLPSLSLIIFGSLPFAYQLVSHVLRNHDSPQKVSNSKFIAVNLYLSSSLLLILGLIISPYV; this is translated from the coding sequence ATGACAACCAAGCAAATCAGCAGAATAAATCCTCAACTGTGGCTAGCAGCTATCAAACCACCAATTTACAGTGTGGCGGTCATACCAATTGCAGTGGGTACAGCAATTGCTTTTGCTCAAACTGGTCTTTTTGATTCCCAGATATTTTTTACTTTCTTAGGGTCGGCAATTTTGATTATTGCCTGGTTAAATCTAAGCAACGATGTCTTCGACTCCGAGACCGGTATTGATATTCACAAAGATCATTCAGTCGTTAATTTGACAGGTAACAAATTTTTAGTTTTCTGGATTGCTAATTGCTGTCTTGGTCTTGGTCTGGCAGGAATTTTTGCTTTGTGTTGGTGGCAAAAAGATTGGACTGTGTTAGGGCTTGTATTGCTCTGCTGTCTACTGGGATATACTTACCAAGGTCCCCCTTTTCGTTTGGGCTACTTGGGTTTAGGAGAGATAATTTGTTTTGTTACTTTTGGTCCTGGTGCAGTTTCAGCTGCTTACTATTCTCAAACTCAGTCATTTTCAGGTGCTAGTTTAGCTATCTCCAGCATCATTGGGATCAGCACCTCAATTATTCTGTTTTGTTCCCATTTTCATCAGGTAGAAGATGATTTGGCTGCTGGTAAGCGATCGCCAATCGTGCGCTTGGGAACAAGTAAGGGTGCCCAGATATTGACCTGGTTAACCGCTAGTATTTATTTCTTGGCGGTAATTTTGGTTGTTTTAAGTGTTTTGCCTTCTTTGAGCTTAATTATTTTTGGCAGCTTACCTTTTGCCTATCAGCTCGTTAGTCATGTTTTGCGAAATCATGACTCCCCCCAAAAAGTAAGCAACAGCAAGTTTATTGCCGTTAATTTATATCTTTCTAGTTCACTGTTACTGATTTTAGGATTGATTATTAGTCCCTATGTCTAA
- a CDS encoding RidA family protein — MSKKVIRTKLAPAPVGPYNQAIATSGEMLFIAGQIPLDPQSGNIVGESDITAQTKQVMTNIEAILTEAGTNWDNVVKTSVFLSDLANFASMNQVYAQYFAEDTAPARACVEVSRLPKDVLVEIECIAVIS, encoded by the coding sequence ATGTCTAAAAAAGTTATTCGTACGAAGCTGGCTCCTGCTCCCGTCGGTCCTTATAATCAAGCGATCGCTACTAGTGGTGAGATGCTTTTTATTGCCGGACAAATTCCCCTCGATCCCCAGTCGGGTAATATTGTCGGTGAGAGCGATATCACTGCTCAAACTAAGCAGGTAATGACTAACATTGAAGCAATACTGACAGAGGCAGGAACTAATTGGGATAATGTCGTCAAAACTAGTGTTTTTCTCTCTGATTTAGCCAATTTTGCCTCTATGAATCAGGTTTATGCTCAATATTTTGCTGAAGATACAGCTCCCGCTCGTGCTTGCGTAGAGGTTTCTCGCTTACCCAAAGACGTTTTGGTAGAAATCGAATGTATTGCTGTAATTTCGTGA
- the minE gene encoding cell division topological specificity factor MinE, whose product MIKRFLEMLFPWNKNANSRDRAKSRLKLIIAHDRAMINPDMLTAMREEILDVVARYVEVDRDEMEFSLSNDHRMTALTANLPIRQIKRLGVELQERLPENTSIDIQDIQDLEVLEVEQSGNEAKSQSE is encoded by the coding sequence ATGATTAAAAGGTTTCTGGAAATGCTTTTTCCCTGGAATAAAAATGCTAATAGCCGAGATCGCGCTAAAAGTCGTCTAAAACTGATTATTGCTCATGATCGAGCTATGATCAACCCAGATATGTTGACAGCAATGCGCGAAGAGATTTTGGATGTGGTTGCTCGCTATGTTGAAGTGGATCGAGACGAAATGGAATTTTCTCTTTCTAACGATCATCGTATGACAGCTCTAACCGCTAATTTACCAATTCGCCAAATCAAAAGATTAGGTGTTGAACTTCAAGAAAGATTACCAGAAAATACTTCGATCGATATACAAGATATACAAGATCTAGAGGTACTGGAAGTTGAGCAGAGCGGTAATGAAGCGAAATCTCAATCAGAATAA
- the minD gene encoding septum site-determining protein MinD has protein sequence MSRIIVVTSGKGGVGKTTTTSNLGAALAQQNRSVALIDADFGLRNLDLLLGLEERVVYTAIDVLAGECRLAQALVKDKRLKGLVLLPAAQNRNKESVQPEQMKKIATALAKGYDYILIDCPAGIELGFRNAIAAAQEALIVTTPEVAAVRDADRVIGLLEAEGVNKIGLIINRVKPLMVEENKMMGVEDVLELLGVPLIGVIPDDEKVIEATNRGEPLVLAEYNSVPAMAYVNIARRLEGEKVPYLDLMANQGNFLFRLRRMFGG, from the coding sequence ATGAGTCGTATAATTGTTGTTACTTCTGGCAAAGGAGGAGTGGGTAAAACCACCACCACATCAAACTTAGGAGCGGCATTAGCCCAGCAAAATCGCTCTGTAGCCCTCATTGATGCTGACTTTGGACTAAGAAACTTGGATTTGTTGCTAGGACTAGAAGAGCGAGTAGTCTATACTGCTATAGACGTACTTGCTGGAGAATGTCGGCTAGCTCAAGCCTTGGTAAAAGATAAACGTCTTAAAGGTTTAGTTTTACTACCTGCGGCACAAAACCGAAATAAAGAATCAGTTCAGCCAGAACAAATGAAGAAAATAGCTACTGCCTTAGCTAAAGGCTATGACTATATTCTCATTGATTGCCCCGCAGGTATAGAATTAGGTTTTCGTAATGCCATTGCCGCCGCTCAAGAAGCCTTGATTGTGACTACTCCTGAAGTTGCTGCGGTACGAGATGCAGATCGCGTGATCGGACTTTTGGAAGCAGAAGGAGTTAACAAAATTGGTCTAATTATCAATCGGGTTAAGCCCTTGATGGTTGAAGAAAATAAGATGATGGGGGTCGAGGATGTTTTAGAATTATTGGGCGTGCCTTTGATTGGCGTTATTCCTGATGATGAAAAAGTAATTGAGGCTACCAACCGAGGCGAACCTCTAGTGTTGGCAGAATATAATTCTGTTCCGGCTATGGCATATGTTAATATAGCTCGGCGTTTAGAAGGAGAAAAAGTGCCATACCTCGATTTAATGGCAAATCAAGGTAATTTTTTGTTTCGTCTGCGTCGGATGTTTGGTGGCTAA
- the minC gene encoding septum site-determining protein MinC translates to MTFEPTISLDKMDDLIDPSPLVNRYSQICLKNDGDRLLLVLPTQAEINSDLPWSETWQELKHLLQTKEQSWQVGTKVCLIAKDRLLDARQLQTIDETLNDVKLCLETVNTNRRQTAVAAATSGYSVQQTPLSQPLGDDLEELTTEPSILAEPLYIQSTVRSGIEIRHPGTIVICGDLNPGGKAIAAGDILVWGRLRGIAHAGAQGNRQSRIAALQMEFTQLRIADVVARPPKLRPSSFSPELAFMTTEGIRLANTLDFAKTYVFSASKKAWVDNNQAK, encoded by the coding sequence ATGACTTTTGAGCCTACTATCTCCCTAGATAAAATGGACGATTTAATTGATCCGTCTCCCTTAGTAAATCGTTATTCCCAAATCTGCCTCAAAAATGATGGCGATCGACTTTTGTTGGTTCTGCCCACTCAGGCGGAAATTAATTCTGATTTACCGTGGTCAGAAACGTGGCAAGAACTAAAACATCTCTTACAGACCAAAGAGCAGTCTTGGCAAGTAGGAACAAAAGTGTGTTTGATTGCTAAGGATCGGCTGCTGGACGCTAGACAATTACAAACCATTGATGAAACTCTCAATGACGTAAAACTCTGTCTCGAGACAGTTAATACTAATCGGCGACAAACAGCAGTGGCCGCAGCTACTAGTGGCTATTCTGTGCAGCAAACTCCTCTTAGCCAACCTTTAGGAGATGACCTGGAAGAACTTACTACTGAGCCTTCTATTTTAGCAGAGCCATTGTACATCCAAAGTACGGTACGCTCTGGTATAGAAATACGCCATCCAGGGACAATTGTCATTTGCGGCGATTTAAATCCCGGAGGAAAAGCGATCGCCGCCGGGGACATTTTAGTCTGGGGACGTTTAAGAGGTATTGCTCATGCAGGAGCCCAGGGTAATCGTCAATCTAGAATTGCAGCATTACAAATGGAGTTTACTCAACTGCGTATTGCCGATGTTGTAGCGAGACCACCTAAATTGAGACCAAGTAGTTTTTCACCAGAGTTAGCTTTCATGACTACCGAAGGAATTCGTTTGGCAAATACCCTGGATTTTGCTAAAACTTATGTTTTTTCGGCGTCAAAGAAGGCATGGGTCGATAACAATCAAGCAAAATAG
- a CDS encoding four-carbon acid sugar kinase family protein, with product MNLSQPKIIVIDDDPTGSQTVHSCLLLMHWDVETLKQGLEDDVPIMFILSNTRAMSPEQAADCTKEVCQNLKIAIAELKIEEFLVVSRSDSTLRGHYPIETDVIAHELGGFDAHFLTPAFFEGGRITVDSTHYLLIDGVKTPVSETEFAQDSVFGYSYSYLPNYVAEKTQGKISAEEVIKFSLADIRSGQIRQRLLQLTGNQCVVVDGETQADYDLLAQSILQTSAEGKRFLFRSAASLLTSLAQLGEQPVPPTKMADYKPTDKTGVILVGSHVQKTTQQLNQLLTEDGIVGIEVDVARLRPDPEERTAILRETLESVKRVFTQGQTPVVYTSREELSFPDIQQRLQFGILVSALLMDVVKGLPPEIGFLISKGGITSNDVLSIGLNLRAARLVGQILPGCSVIRTEPTHPQFPNLPVVLFPGNVGNQDSLVAAWHRLRNS from the coding sequence ATGAATTTATCACAGCCCAAAATTATAGTTATCGATGACGATCCTACTGGTTCACAGACGGTACACAGTTGTTTACTACTGATGCATTGGGATGTAGAGACTCTCAAACAAGGCTTAGAAGATGATGTACCTATTATGTTTATCTTAAGCAATACTAGGGCGATGAGTCCTGAGCAAGCAGCAGACTGCACCAAAGAAGTTTGTCAGAATCTGAAAATCGCGATCGCAGAATTGAAGATCGAAGAATTTTTGGTAGTAAGTCGTTCTGACTCTACGTTAAGAGGACACTATCCTATTGAAACGGACGTAATAGCTCATGAATTAGGTGGTTTTGATGCTCATTTTCTGACCCCTGCTTTTTTTGAAGGGGGAAGAATTACTGTTGACAGTACCCATTATCTATTAATCGACGGAGTTAAAACTCCTGTGTCGGAAACTGAATTTGCTCAGGATTCAGTATTTGGCTATAGCTATAGTTATCTACCTAATTATGTGGCGGAAAAAACCCAAGGGAAAATTTCAGCTGAGGAAGTAATTAAATTCTCTCTAGCAGATATCAGGAGTGGTCAAATTCGTCAACGCCTGTTACAACTTACAGGTAATCAATGTGTTGTTGTCGATGGAGAAACCCAAGCTGATTATGATTTATTAGCTCAATCAATCTTACAAACATCAGCAGAGGGTAAACGCTTTTTATTTCGTTCTGCTGCCAGTTTATTAACCTCTTTGGCGCAGTTAGGAGAACAGCCCGTACCACCAACAAAAATGGCAGACTATAAACCCACTGACAAAACTGGTGTAATCTTGGTGGGGTCTCATGTTCAAAAAACTACTCAACAGTTAAATCAACTGTTAACAGAAGATGGAATTGTGGGTATTGAAGTAGATGTAGCGCGTTTACGCCCTGATCCCGAAGAGCGGACTGCTATTTTACGAGAAACTCTCGAGTCGGTGAAGCGAGTATTTACCCAGGGGCAAACTCCAGTAGTTTATACCAGTCGCGAGGAGTTGAGTTTCCCTGATATTCAACAACGCTTGCAGTTTGGTATATTAGTCTCTGCTCTATTGATGGATGTAGTCAAAGGTCTGCCACCAGAAATTGGTTTTTTAATTAGTAAAGGAGGTATTACTTCTAACGATGTACTCAGTATCGGGCTAAACTTAAGAGCAGCCAGACTAGTGGGACAGATTTTACCAGGCTGTTCGGTGATTCGTACAGAGCCAACCCATCCTCAATTTCCTAACTTACCGGTAGTTTTGTTTCCTGGTAACGTGGGAAATCAAGATAGTCTAGTTGCTGCTTGGCATCGCTTAAGGAACTCCTAA
- a CDS encoding IMS domain-containing protein, with the protein MRIPLDYYRILSVPIQASAEQLEQAYSDRLLQKPRREYNEQAILARQELIQQAYQILTHSEQRAAYDAQFLVNLQPLETLEIAEQVETADPAVADNPKPSEPSTVNPSIEIPASQLVGALLILHELGEYELLLKLGIESLNSREFNEHLRRQEKAIKIATRKNMILSMALAYLELGREQWHRREYENAALADQMGLDLLIKENLFSQVQEELELDLYKLRPYRVLELISQNPADSPERVRAFKLLREMLQQRQGIEGKGEDRSGLSFDQFLCFIQQLRTYLTSAEQQQLFEAEAQSNSAIANYLAVYALLGRGFSLKQPELILRAQRMLNLLSERQDVAWEQSVCALLLGHTDKAIRKLQDIQDPTKLELFKQNYLNNNDLLPSLCFYSEQWLQEDVVAQFPDLSASIITLKEYFADREVQAYLEELIPATPAVVSDKRQAPISKSKQSATNATGIFSRWRNLFSTEKVFSAKANTSEHAAQPERELVGVGVGGNSQKTTTAKRSYNDNNFSRQTKPKSRQALTQNRSTQKRSSPNLPPQSPSLPLQPRATRRAVPSSVIQQYQSQKVKQRQISRRRKKRSKATLVKGWLFIIGLVLGVGTTGFMAMRLFLNPEPRTANKAQLAIAIGQPAVELSSVSVKPVPTKPKLTFDQQSQQVIQQWLTSKSAAFGKEYQIEKLNNILAEPLLGTWRNRAVAYKQGDFYREYEHKLKMRSATISQNDPNQATVEAEVQEVAKHYQSGQLDQTQSYNDNLLVRYQLVRQGEKWLIQDSEVLKTL; encoded by the coding sequence GTGCGTATACCCCTCGACTATTACCGAATTCTGAGTGTACCAATTCAAGCTAGTGCCGAACAATTAGAACAGGCTTATAGTGATCGCTTGCTACAAAAGCCTCGCCGTGAATATAATGAGCAAGCAATTTTGGCTCGCCAGGAGTTGATTCAACAGGCTTATCAAATTCTCACACATTCAGAACAGAGAGCAGCATACGATGCGCAATTTCTGGTTAATTTGCAACCTTTAGAAACATTAGAGATAGCAGAGCAAGTAGAAACGGCAGATCCAGCAGTTGCCGACAATCCAAAACCGAGCGAACCCTCGACAGTTAATCCCAGCATTGAAATTCCTGCATCACAGTTAGTGGGAGCATTATTGATTCTTCATGAATTAGGAGAATACGAATTGCTACTTAAGCTAGGAATTGAGTCATTAAATAGCCGAGAGTTTAATGAACATCTTCGACGGCAGGAAAAAGCCATCAAGATTGCTACTAGAAAAAATATGATTCTTTCTATGGCATTAGCTTATCTGGAGTTAGGTCGGGAGCAGTGGCATCGACGAGAATATGAAAATGCAGCTTTAGCCGACCAAATGGGGTTAGATTTATTAATTAAAGAAAATTTATTTTCTCAGGTACAAGAAGAATTAGAGCTAGATTTATATAAACTGAGACCATATCGAGTTTTAGAATTAATTTCCCAGAATCCAGCCGATTCTCCGGAAAGAGTACGAGCATTTAAGCTCCTCAGAGAGATGCTCCAACAACGCCAGGGAATAGAAGGGAAAGGAGAAGATCGCTCAGGTTTAAGTTTCGATCAGTTCTTATGTTTTATTCAGCAGCTTAGAACCTATTTGACTTCTGCAGAACAACAACAGTTATTTGAAGCCGAAGCTCAAAGTAATTCCGCGATCGCCAACTATCTAGCGGTCTACGCTCTCTTGGGACGAGGATTTAGCCTTAAACAACCAGAATTAATCCTGCGTGCTCAACGAATGCTAAATCTATTGAGTGAACGTCAAGATGTTGCCTGGGAACAATCTGTATGTGCTTTGCTTTTAGGTCATACAGACAAAGCCATCAGAAAATTACAAGATATTCAAGACCCAACTAAGTTAGAGTTATTTAAGCAAAATTATTTAAACAATAACGATCTGTTACCCTCTCTTTGTTTTTACAGTGAACAATGGCTGCAAGAAGATGTTGTGGCTCAATTCCCTGATTTAAGTGCCTCTATAATTACTCTTAAAGAATATTTTGCGGATCGTGAAGTTCAAGCTTATTTAGAAGAATTAATTCCTGCAACTCCTGCTGTTGTCTCTGATAAGCGCCAAGCTCCCATTAGTAAAAGTAAGCAATCTGCAACTAATGCAACAGGAATTTTCTCCCGTTGGCGAAATCTATTTTCGACCGAAAAAGTATTTTCAGCTAAAGCTAACACATCTGAGCACGCTGCCCAACCTGAAAGAGAGCTAGTTGGGGTAGGAGTAGGCGGAAACAGTCAAAAAACTACCACCGCAAAGCGCAGTTATAACGACAATAATTTTTCTCGTCAGACTAAGCCCAAGTCTCGCCAAGCGTTGACCCAAAACCGTTCTACCCAGAAAAGGTCTTCTCCTAACCTGCCGCCTCAATCTCCTTCTTTGCCTTTGCAGCCACGAGCAACTAGGAGAGCTGTTCCCAGTTCGGTAATTCAGCAATATCAGAGTCAAAAAGTCAAGCAACGGCAAATTTCTCGTCGGCGTAAAAAACGGTCTAAAGCTACTCTAGTAAAAGGCTGGTTATTTATTATTGGCTTGGTTTTAGGTGTGGGCACAACTGGATTTATGGCGATGAGGCTATTTCTCAATCCTGAACCCAGAACCGCTAATAAAGCACAGTTAGCGATCGCGATTGGTCAACCGGCTGTAGAGTTATCTTCAGTTTCAGTAAAACCCGTTCCCACTAAACCGAAATTAACTTTTGACCAACAATCCCAACAGGTAATTCAACAATGGTTAACGAGTAAGTCTGCTGCCTTTGGTAAGGAATATCAGATTGAAAAGCTCAATAATATTCTGGCAGAACCACTATTAGGTACTTGGCGTAATCGTGCTGTAGCATATAAGCAGGGCGATTTTTATCGCGAATACGAACACAAGCTCAAGATGCGCTCAGCAACTATTAGTCAGAATGATCCTAATCAAGCAACTGTAGAAGCAGAAGTACAAGAGGTTGCTAAACATTATCAATCGGGACAATTGGATCAGACTCAATCCTATAACGATAACTTATTGGTACGTTATCAATTAGTACGTCAAGGGGAAAAATGGTTAATCCAAGATTCTGAGGTATTAAAAACTTTATAG
- a CDS encoding Uma2 family endonuclease translates to MLINEKLPLDLAKFAQEDQVLHLSGASWSDYEKLESPEYSQYLISYFDNQITIMSPGRNHERIAELIGILIEAYCEKIDLLYFPFGSTRLKEGEQVGKEPDTGYAFEVDKEHPDLAVEVNFTSGSINDLTKYRYLKIKEVWLWQDLEIKFYYLDDGSYRQITASFVLPGIEAEILTKYLHRGFKESPLNIKKDWLIANPEDN, encoded by the coding sequence ATGCTGATTAACGAAAAATTACCATTAGATTTAGCCAAATTTGCTCAAGAAGACCAAGTGTTACATTTGTCTGGTGCGAGTTGGTCAGACTATGAAAAACTAGAATCTCCTGAATATAGTCAATATTTAATTTCTTATTTTGACAATCAAATAACAATTATGTCGCCAGGGAGAAACCATGAGAGAATCGCTGAATTAATTGGTATTTTGATTGAGGCTTATTGTGAAAAAATAGATCTTCTCTATTTCCCTTTTGGGAGCACCAGGCTTAAAGAAGGAGAGCAAGTAGGAAAAGAACCAGATACAGGTTATGCGTTTGAAGTTGATAAAGAACATCCAGATTTAGCGGTAGAGGTAAATTTTACTAGCGGGAGTATTAACGATCTAACTAAATACAGGTATCTAAAAATTAAAGAAGTTTGGCTGTGGCAAGATCTAGAGATTAAATTTTATTATTTAGACGATGGTAGCTATCGACAAATAACCGCAAGTTTTGTCCTGCCAGGTATTGAAGCAGAAATACTAACTAAATACCTCCATAGAGGATTTAAAGAAAGTCCTCTAAATATAAAAAAAGATTGGCTAATAGCTAACCCTGAGGATAATTAA
- the cysE gene encoding serine O-acetyltransferase produces the protein MLSSLIADFRIIFERDPAARNWLEVLVCYPGLQALFCHRFAHWLYKVGIPFFPRLISHLARFFTGIEIHPGAQIGQGVFIDHGMGVVIGETAIIGDYSLIYQGVTLGGTGKETGKRHPTLGENVVIGGGAKVLGNIQIGNNVRIGAGSVVLRDVPSNCTVVGIPGRVVYRSGVKVEPLEHGNLPDSEAAVIRTLVDRIESLEQEVKQLRHSESQSKSLMAAVLSESNESQNCEVVKNSCLLRDKEIREFLGEELLNG, from the coding sequence ATGCTTTCCTCTCTAATTGCTGACTTTCGCATCATCTTTGAACGCGACCCAGCCGCCCGCAATTGGCTAGAGGTTTTAGTCTGTTATCCTGGCTTACAGGCTCTTTTTTGTCATCGCTTCGCTCATTGGCTGTATAAAGTTGGGATTCCATTCTTTCCGCGATTGATTTCTCATCTTGCTCGCTTCTTTACAGGTATTGAGATTCATCCAGGGGCACAGATTGGACAAGGAGTATTTATCGATCATGGTATGGGAGTTGTCATCGGAGAGACAGCAATCATTGGCGATTATTCTTTGATTTATCAAGGAGTTACTTTAGGAGGTACAGGCAAAGAAACAGGTAAACGCCACCCTACTTTAGGAGAAAATGTGGTTATTGGTGGTGGTGCCAAGGTTTTAGGTAATATTCAAATTGGTAATAATGTTCGCATTGGTGCTGGCTCAGTAGTCTTAAGAGATGTACCTTCCAATTGCACTGTAGTAGGTATTCCTGGGAGAGTGGTTTACCGCTCAGGAGTTAAGGTAGAACCTTTAGAACATGGTAATTTACCTGACTCTGAAGCAGCAGTTATCCGTACTTTAGTTGATCGTATTGAATCTTTGGAGCAAGAGGTCAAGCAACTTAGACACTCTGAATCTCAAAGTAAGTCCTTGATGGCAGCGGTATTATCAGAGTCTAATGAATCCCAAAATTGCGAAGTAGTCAAAAATAGCTGCTTATTGCGAGATAAGGAAATTAGAGAGTTTTTAGGTGAAGAGTTGTTGAACGGTTAA
- a CDS encoding pentapeptide repeat-containing protein, translating to MNFKTIWQSLLAIVACGATFTVALILAVSLYVSPAWSADYNKQVLTDTDFSHQDLTDASFDHTNLRGSDFSFSNLSGVRLFGANLSRANLEGADLSNASLESARLTRSNLTNAILSGAYLTNAMLQEATITGADFTGVLMSPITEKQLCKVASGTNPTTGRDTRDTLFCP from the coding sequence ATGAATTTCAAAACTATTTGGCAGTCACTATTGGCTATTGTGGCTTGCGGTGCAACTTTTACTGTTGCTCTGATTTTGGCAGTATCTCTGTATGTCTCACCTGCTTGGAGTGCGGACTACAATAAACAGGTGTTAACCGATACAGATTTTTCCCATCAAGATTTAACTGATGCCAGCTTTGACCACACAAATTTGAGAGGCAGCGATTTTAGCTTTTCTAATTTATCGGGGGTCCGTCTTTTTGGGGCTAATTTATCCAGGGCTAATTTGGAGGGAGCGGATTTAAGCAACGCTAGTTTGGAATCTGCTCGTCTAACTCGATCTAATCTGACCAATGCAATTTTGTCAGGAGCATACTTGACTAATGCCATGTTACAGGAGGCGACTATTACCGGAGCTGACTTTACTGGAGTTTTAATGAGTCCGATAACAGAAAAACAGCTATGTAAAGTTGCTAGTGGTACCAATCCCACCACAGGAAGAGATACTAGAGATACTCTGTTTTGTCCCTAA